AATCAGTCATGAACGTCAGTCACTGGGTATATAAATGGTTCACTCCCAAGGTATGGCTTAGGCATGCCTTGACTGGTAGCAAAATCTCCTGAAATTCCTCAAAGAAATCAAGCAAATTCTTCCTCACTATCTGTCATAGGAACCCATGTGTCCATAAGCAATACAGAACATGTTCCACAGCCCCAAATGGAAGAGCTGATGTCTGAAAGTTGACCAGAGGTTTCTACTGTGATTCCTGCTGATgccttttcttgtgttttgcaCCACTGCCTTAAAACAAGGCTTTCCCACGTGGCATTGCTACCTTGTCTGTTCACCTGATTTTCAAAAGGCACACTGTATTATGCTGGTACATCTCTAACTTGCTCATTAGCTGTGAGGTTTTACCTAAAGTAATCTCAGATTCCCATTCCTGCTGGCCAAAGCTTCCATCAGCAGTAATCTTTTCATTGGACCACTTCCCCTTATCAGACACTGACCTAGTTACAGGTATGAGATAGCATCTACATAGCCAAGAAGACTGAACAGACCTTAAAGTGTTTCTTGCCTGTAGCCTTCATGGCAGACATGGCCCTATGGGTCTCAGCACATGTTGCTCTGCATCTTTCAAGCACTCTCTGTGAGTGAGTTTTTGGTTTAGGTGATAATAAGTTGCTCAGCCCTTCTAATAAGAGCCACACTTCCAAGAGCGAGTATCATAGCAGGATGTAGATTACCAAAATCACCTGCCTAGCTGGGCAATAAAACCTGGACAGAATCATCACTGAACTTGTCTGTACTGGGTGAAATTAAGCACAGCACAAAGACAGCAAACCAACTGAGGGAAACATTGAGTCTGGAGCTGGAGTATAGTGCCATGTTCAGGGTAGGActgctggaaggaaaatgggaacaTGGGAGACCACTGTGGACACCCCACATGTATGCAGAACGGTCTAGGCTAAGGTTTCTCTTAGTAGCTGTCTTCTTTCAAGTATGTATTAGGaaagaaccatagaatcatagagtcccaggttggaagggacctcaaggatcatctggtccaatcttTGTAGGCAAaatgacctagactagatgtcctGCTTCAGTTCTGGCCATTGATTCCTGTTCCGACTTTGTCCTTTATCCTCATGCTTCTGCTCTTGCATAGATGTTTATGGACTGCAAATTAGTCACCCATAATATTCCCTTCCCATAAGTAATTAGAGTTCCTTGGGAAGCTAAAAAGCATAGCTACACATTGTGTGCAGTGGTATCTATCTTCTCAAGAACAAGGTTCCCACCAGTTTTGTTTGATGTCCCATAGCTCTTGTATTTGACTGGCTAATAAACAACTTCATCCCTGTTACTTTAGCCTGATACTCGTGATTTTATAGGTGCCATCATAATTTGATACAGTACCAATATGAATTATTATAATTCCTTATGCCTTTGCCTCATTTACCCCAAGATCACAAGGAACAGCTGATTATTCACAAGAATCACAACAGCTTTTTaacaaattattaatttctgagGTGAACTCCCTCACCTCATCcatctcagatttttttcctaaatgtgtCCTTTGGTTTCTCCATATGGAAATAAATACACCCTGCTCATTTTCTCCCAGTTCCCATGCAGAGATTGAGGCAGCTCTGTGTCAGTGAACTGCCTTCTTCATTATTTAACACTCCATAGTCCCTAAGTTTTAGACTCCTACACATTTGATAGACAATGATTCTTTATTTCTCCCCCCAAAATCCATGatagaaacaaacagaacaacaaatCAACTTCCACAGGATTTCCCTGCAAAGAGACTCAAGGGTTCATTTCCACAGTGACATCCTGAGATCTCTGTTTAACCAGTTAGATCCACTTAATTTGCACCATGTTCACTTTAGTCTATATTTCAAATATCCACCTCCAGCATGGTATCAatcaaatgctttcagaaatcaGTTGCATCAAGAGTTGTTCACTTACTGGAGAACAACAGCAAATTGATTTGACAAGGCTGATTTTCTATATACACAGACTCATTTGCATTGATTTCATTGCCTTCCTTTAAGAATCAAGTGATGTGCCTGCTGTTTCTTGCCTTTAACTGTGACAGTCTTAGCATTACCCAAATCATCTGCCCAATTCTTTAACATAATGAGCCAGTACCATCTTTCTTAGTCCTCTAAAATCTTTCTAGTGCCCCAAAATGAAGTCAGCATTAATGGCCCACATGGTATATTCCTGATTCCAAGAGTTCTGAAACTCTTGGCTGTGAATTACCAGGACTGGCtaatcaaataaatatttaatttatgtGGTTGCTATTTAACATAAGCCCTCCTCACTAATGGAGCCCAAAATGCTCTTTCCCCAGCACCCAATACGAACACACCATCTGATTTTCTCCCCAgacaaacatggaaaaaagatattaatttaATGCTCCTCAGTTTCCTTGTGGTGGAGGTGACGGCAGCTACTGCCTTTATCTACTCAtagttttgattatttttaccTTAGCTGACCATAAATTTATCTTTATGTTTAGCTACTTCCATTACTCATTCCAGGGCAGAGGTGGCCTATTCAGATGAGTTAAGACCACAAGATACTGGCTTTATTTACCTTACTCTATAGATACTTACCTTACTCTATAGGAGTAGGCAACCAGCCCAAAGCATCAAGCTCCATTTCAAAACCCCATTATGCACCAAAACCatgcaaaaagcagaaggatgtTGCTTCATTTCAGGTCAGCTTCTGTCTTTAAGCAGGAGGGATCAAACCCCTGCTTAACACTCCTCTCAGAAAAGATGCTATCCAGTAGTACCAAGTCAATCACATCTCACTGTCAGGTGGACTTCTTTACTGTTGCAAATATAAAATGAGGAAGGATTAAATCTGTGGGATCAGAGCGGGgaattttaaacactttttatgGATCTTAAGcctgaggagaggcaggaagaaTGCAGGGTGCTGACAGCTCCTGCAAACGTTTCCAAACACCTGGAACGTGTGCTTAATCCACTTGCAAACAGTTGACATCCTCCTATCTCACACCAGGCTCCTGTTCCCTCCTCCCAAACCAAAAGACAGGCTTCTTTCCCAGTTTTGGTAAAATCGCTTCTGATACACAGTTACTGAAGCCTGGCCAAATCCATCCCACAGACTCAAATTCCTGCTTGTAACAGTCTCACTCCCAAGGTGTCTCTTTAATCCCACTTTTATTAGGAGCACAGCTCCGGGTATCTTACAGAGGTTCCAAACAATGAAGCTTTTATCAAATCTTCAGCTAATCGGTGGCTAACAAGCTCTCATTCAGGAAAGGGGGAGGCAGGCCCAGGCTAAAACTAACCTGAGAgagtgaaaaaggagaaaaggattGGGAAGAGGGTGTTCCTGTTAACCTGGATCAGTGCCTCAGtccacagccacagcagccagcagtggATACAGAGCAGAACTGCTTCTTTCAGTGCTGGTGTTCACTCTCAACAGCCCAAAGTGCTGGAGTAACTACAACTTGTGATAAACTGTGATTTACTCCTTGCTTTGTGGCGGAGTCCAGGGTCTACATCATCCCCAGCACCATATAAGCACACCAGGAAAAGGTTTGCTATTCCAAAATGCTCACTCTCAGTCTGCAGCCTGCAGTGGTTTTTACAGAGACCaggaacaagaaacaaaaccaaaccttttgTCAGTAGCCTGAAAATCATGGAATGAAGACACATCCCCAGGAAATGTTGTAGGGtctgaaaaaagattttaaatccTCTGATCTTATCATAAGGTAAGTTGGCAAAATTTGATCACCAGAACTTCAGTCCAATAGATGACTAGATACAGGGAGGGAGGAATATATATTATTCTCCTTAGGTAAGGgataaaaattacttcaacCTGTGTACACATACATGGAACACCCTTCCGAAATCCATGGCAGTGAAACATCTATTGCATACCATCAGGTATTCTCTGGTACCCATCTGCAGGACAAATCAGAAGTTGAGTGAAAAAAGAGACTTTCTAATACCATAGTAATAGGTGTAAAATACCCAGTCTAGGAAGGAATAGGCTTAGCTGTAAATAAGGGAGTGGTACTAGAGCTTAAATTCAATTTGAGCTGTTCTTAGTCAATTCCTTGATATTCTTGAGCATGGACCCACAGCACTGGAGCACTGCAAGGGAAAGGATAATTTTTCTATCTCTTCCCTGAGGATGTAAATACATTCCCAATTTCATTGATTACTCTGGAGAAAGATATAAAAGATCTTCATGTGCAGATTGTATGTGGGCCATAGAGTATGTGGGCCTTCCCTCTCTCCAGACCTGGGGGAAAAATGATACTTCTATTGCAAAggcagccaaaaaaaaaatcaaacctgtGGTTCCTGCTTCACTGCAGCAATTTGGAGTCATGGAAGGAGCCCTGGTCTCTCTTTCCTACCAGTAAAGTGAAGAGCAGCCAATATGGGCTATTATGTCCCAGTCCTCCAATACGTTCCCTGCTCCTAGATCTCAGCATCCTCAGGAAATAGAGAGATCCCTAGGTGGGTGCAGGTATCGGCTCACGCTGTGAGGCTGGGTGCTCAGGTCTGGAGCATTTTCAGGTTTCCGTGTTCAGCTGTATACACCTGAGATTCACAACAGGAAAGTAAAGCCTGTACCTACATGTTCAGAAGAGCAGGGCCTTAGAGGCAAAGTCAGTGTCTTCCTAGCAGGGGGAAAAGCACTTGCTGCATGCCTGACAAGAAGAAGCCCATCACCAAAGTGAATGGTGTGGCTAGCGGAAGGCAAGGATGGGAAGGACCTTACTCTCCtgcaacattttttcctttggaagccTTAAAACACTTCCCTAGGCAGCTTGGCTGGAGAGGTTTGCATGTAATTGCAGCTGGATGGGGATATGATTCAGCCCCAACTCTACCCAGCAGACCCCACTGCCACACTCATAATGCCAATGCTAACAAATGTTCCAGTGGCTCGGCAGTAACAGAGCCATTTCACAGTGTTGCCTATGCCCGAATCTGTCTGTAGTGATGGACAGCAGCCCCCAAACCTTACCTTGACACCAGTTTCAGTTCTGTGTCTCGGCACCTCACTTCTCAGTGCATTTCTGAAAGCCAAATGTCTCCCAGATCTCtctggaagaaagcagcatttagagagcagagaggcagagtGCTGGATCCCTTCATGCTGCTCTCCTCGTGCCTTGGCAGAGGAGAACAGCAACAGGTTTGTACTGAGAGCTGAAGATGTTTCAAGGCAATGCTGCATGCTGCTTGCAGGATAAATGCTCTAAGAGAATTAAGCATTTTTATAGCTGACACACCATCAAAGCTTTATTCTCTCCACTCTTTAAATTAAGTGTTGGTTTGCGTGCTTGTGCCATCCCAGCTGTGTAATAACCTCTCTAAAGCTATTTTTGTTTCACGTTCCTTACTATTTGGTAAAGCAAGCGGGAGTTTTCTGAGGACACGCGTTTTTATTAGAGCTAATTCAGCACTATTTTCTCACCCATTTCCTTTGttggaaggagagaaatgaacTCAAGGAAGCTTGAAGGCAGCGCAGCGTGCCTCTGAATGATCGTCATGGCCGGGCTGTTCCTCTAGATGGCTCTGCCTTTGCCTAAATACATCAAATCCCCGCGGAAAAATCGCAATTTCGACCCTTACCGCGATAGCAGTGactgctcctctccctcctgcaaCGATCGCGCGGGTTTGGAGCAAACGGATAAACGCACATTTGTTGTGATTTTACAGAATAACACTTTCGGTTTAGCTCTTCAAACACGAAGGGAAGTTGCTTTTAATAAATCTACCTGTTTCTAGTCCTTTAGCTGCCCGTTCTAGCTGTGATTTCCCCATCAACTCCTTGCTTTAGATGCCTGTTGTCCAGTCAGACTtcaaatcagcattttccagTGAGACTCATCTCCAAAGAGATGAGGAGCTGCTCCATATTGATTCTGTTCTAAATAATAAAGGCACAGGAAGCCGAGAAGGGAAAAAGCACCTTGCGAAGCATAATGGAAagttttctcctgctgttctgGCTATCCGGATACACACGGTAAGCTCTTTCTTCAAAAGATACAAAATAAATTCATCATCAGCAACagtgacagaaacaaaataacaacagaaaatatctaaataaacaaaacaccaaataaattcaaacaaaaaaacccccaaacacctcCCCTTACGATTGAAGGAGGAAATACAAATTCATAATTCTTTATCACACTCGCTTTAAAGTTATTCTCTGTCTCCAAACTCTCCGTCCACTTGTTTTAAAACGAAATATAACTGTGAAAATCGTCCTGTTATTACATCCCTGCTTAGAATACACGAGGGATGAACATTTGGCGTTGGAGGTAGCCCGGGAAAGCTGCCCTGATTCAGCTTCACTGATTTACATGTGCGTTTATAACTATTTTATCGAAGACATAAACGGCAAAGCCTCTTCCCAAACGCTCCCCTCTCCTCAAAATTCCTGATGTCAGATTCAGACTCCCGGCGCTCGCAGCCCTGGGGATAGGCTTCGCATCTGCACCTGGAAAGGGGATTTTTAGGCGTTTTAccagcagaaaattaaacaacaaCCCTGTTTAAGACGCGGGGATTTACATCTTCTAAGCGACTGAAAAAGACTAAATTTTCCCGCACCACTGACCGTATCTTCCTTGTTATGCGTGTGGGTCCGATTGTGTTTTTTACCCCGGACGAGAAAGATTTGCCGGATTTGCCCCGTATAAATCCCGGGTGTCGGGATCGTTACAAATACGGGAAGCTTTTTCTCATCAAAAAGATGCGTTTTCCCTTAAGCTCCCCCGAAGAACGAAGGAGAAAATCAACTTTTATTCAGGAAATCGCGCTCTGGACTGCCAGCCCGCTCCTCCTGCAGTACGAGCGAACACGCcggtgttgtttgtttgtttaattttgggCAATTCCTTATCCAAAGCTCATTAACTGCGATCTCAGCCCTGGCTGTTATGAGACGGGCGGCGAAATTACACATAAATAACAGGAGTTTAAGCGAATTTCACCCTTCGCGTTCCCGTCGGGGCAACCGCAGCGATGCTAATCTCCCCCTAGACCTCAACTTCAGGGCCGGTTTTGGGGCAGAAGGGATCAGGGACGAGCCGTGGGAAAAGGGGACCGGATCTCTGAGCACCGGGACAGTGCGGAGAGACCCCCGGGACGGGATGGGACCGAggggagacacacacacacggtACAGCCGGGGCGGGGGGTCGGCCTCGGGGATGCTGCCCCCGCGCAGCCGGGAGCCAAATCCCTGGCGCCTCCCGCAGCTCCCCCCGCCGGTCCCTCCCCCATCGCCGCTTTTGGGGCCCGGCCTTGCCCCCCTCCGCCTCCTTCCCCGGCGCGGAGCCGCGTTACTGGCTGCTCCCggcgcgccgccgccgcccgcccagccccagccccggctgCGGGCGGGGAGACCGGGCGCACGGCAGCGCCTATAAGGGCACCGCGCTGCAGCCCCCCGGGAGTTTTTGGTCTGGGGCCACCGGGGccgccggcggcgggggggtATCAACGGGAAAGGACCGATCCGGGGTGGGGAGCGCCGGCCGCCCTGCATGGCCAGGGATTATGAGCGCCGGTGAGTTGCAGCAAGCGCAGCCCAGAGCCTCGGCGCCGGCGGCCGCCCCAGCGCCCCCTCAGCCCCGCAGCGCCCAGGAAGCCCCCGACATGGCGGTTTATTGCAGCGAGAACTTCAGCGTCTacccccagcccagcctccaTCCGCCCGGTGCtgcagcagccgccgccgcggccgccgccgccgctgccgccgccgcagccTCCTCGGGGCAGCGGGCGGGCGGGTACGCGCTGGGGGACTACGGGGCGCCCGCAAACGCCGGCTACCTGTGGGGCATGAACAGCCCCGCGCCCTACCTGCAGGGCCCGCCCGGttccgccgccgccgccgccagtCCCTTCCTGCCGCCGGCCTCGTACGGCTGCTCCCGGGGCGGGCAGTTGGTGGGGTCCCCCCCGGCGCCAGGGTCGCCGTCGGCGGGCGGCGCGGAGCTGAGCTGGCTGAGCCTGGccagccaggaggagctgctgaagctggTGCGGCCGCCTTACTCGTACTCGGCGCTGATCGCCATGGCCATCCAGAGCGCGCCGGAGAGGAAGCTCACCCTCAGCCACATCTACCAGTACGTGGCCGAGAACTTCCCCTTCTACAAGCGCAGCAAAGCGGGATGGCAGAACAGCATCCGCCACAACCTCAGCCTCAACGACTGCTTCCGCAAGGTGCCCCGCGATGAGGATGACCCCGGTGAGGCCGCCGAGCCGGGTGGGAGGGTGGGCTTGGGGGGATTCGGGGAGCGGCAGTCGCAGACCGGCATCACCGTGAGGGGAGAGGGCGGCAGCGGCCCCTTGTCCGACGGGTCCCGTGTCCCCTCCAGCCGGGTGCAGTGAGGAGACTGTCCCCATTGGGGCTGGACCTATGAGGACACCGGGTTCCCTGTCCCATCGGGCCGGGTACGGTGAGCAAAGCCGCTTCTCTCCGCCCTGGTCTGTCCCGGCGCCGGCCCCCGTCGAGGGGCGGTTGGCCCCAGCTCTCACCCCCTCCCCGGGAGCGCCGGTTGTGCAAGGGCCGGCTCCTTTGGCCGTGATTCACGGCTCCGCTCCCTGCCGGCCCCGGGGCACAGCGGAGGCGCGCCCGGACAGCGCTGGCCTGGCCCGGCAGGGAGGGGACATTGCAGGGTCACTGCTCTGGTCAAGCCCGGGCATGGCACAGAGGCGTCCTGGGGACAGGCAGCTAAAGCCACCACAGCCCCCCTATAGTAACTCCGGGTGTGGGACAGCTTGTCTGCATCCCCTACAGCCCAGTGCTTTTGTCCCCTCAGTGTACCTGGATGTGCCAGCCCCATGTTCCATCAGCTCTTCTGAGAAGAGCGGTGGCAGGGGCACCACCTTGTCATCCACTGGTGACACAGCTGCAGGTGTCCTTGCTTGCTGTGAGGCAGTCAGAGCATGGGAAGCCCTGCTTCATATTCTCTTTGGCCAAGTCTAAGGTAGGGGTACAGATCCTCCAGGGAGGTTTATGCTCTGTGATGAGGATTTTCTCCTCCATGTGGCCTTAAGGTTCACTTGGGCATCAGAGGAGTGGAGGTGATGGTGTCCTGGAgcctttgggtttggggtttggatCCTTTGGACAACAGACAGAGCAGGAACTGGTGTAGGAGTTCTGTGCTGATGGGGCAAGACATGGGTGTTGTTTATCTGTCTGCAATGTCACTGTCACAGAGGCTGACTTTCTCTCCTGTTCCTCCTATTTTCCACCAGGGAAAGGAAACTACTGGACTTTAGACCCCAACTGCGAGAAAATGTTTGACAACGGGAACTTCCGCCGCAAGCGCAAGCGGCGCTCCGAGCCCAATGCCCCTGCGACCGCATCCGCAGCCTCCTCTCTGGGGGGCCTGAAGGCTGAGGAAGAGCGACCCATCCCCAGCGCAGGCAAACCATGCGGAAACAGCCCCCCCCCCGAGCTGGACCCCTCGCCTTCTGCCAGGGACCATCCCAAAAGCTCCTCTCCCTCCAGTATCATTTCATCCACCCCAAGCTGCCTCAGCACCTTCTTCAGCGGCATGAGCTCCCTGAGCAGCGGAGGCAGCCGGCTGACAGGGGCTCTGGGCAGTGACCTCCATCACAGGAACTTCTCTGCTGGACAGCTGAGCAGTGGCACTTTCACCCcttccagcagctcttctcAAGAGGTGCCTTCACCAGACCAGCTACAGCGGGTTGCGGGACCTTCCCCTGCCTACTACAGCTCCttccatcccagcagcagcagccagggagccCAGTACAACCACTACTACAACTTCACCGTTAACAGCCTCATCTACACCCGGGATGGAACGGAGGTGTAGGATGCTGGAGCGGGCGCTGCAAAGGGAATGGGAGTTGCAGGTGTGTGGCAGCACAGAGGACCGTATGCTTTTGCAAACAGCATTTCAATGTGGACGCTTCCCAGGAGTTCTTCCAGGAAGACAGATCTCACCTTTCAAGATAAGGACACCCCTTAAACACCAGCAGAAGGCAGATGCAAAGTCTTTTTCCCCATCCTGGGAAACATTAGGTGGTTTAGATGGCTTATCGTCGAAATTCTGCAGGTGAAAGCAAACTGAATTGATGTTTTCAGAGGTTTCTAATCCTGAATGTAGAATAAGAAGTTTAAGAACTATAACCATAAAACGATATCAGCAAGAGCCAAGTGACACCCAGCCTTAGaagagaacaggagaaagaaaaatgaagagatttCTTATGAAGTGCCTTGTACAATGTGTTAAAAAACTCTTCTGCCAGCAGTTGCCTCTGTAAGCCCTTGCTCTGTGCCCTGATCCTGCAATATGCAATGCACAAGGGGGAAACATCCACCCCAAACTTCGGAGGTTCGCTCTGGTCTTCCTGTGCGTGGCATATTGTACAGCCAGGGCTGTGTCTTGTCATGCTTTTCCCTGAGCTTAGTACCAAAGATAACTCTAGCCATGCAGCTTTAGCACGAGGATAAACACTGGGGTATTTTTATACAGATTTGTACGTAATGTAACTCTTCTGTACATATGTTTCTATGTGGTTTTATATTTGTAAATTATGCTCCGGAGCTGTACTTATTTATAACGTGTTTTACACTTTGttaaagtttattttactttgtttccccccctttctttttacattgttgttttatttgttttggattGTTTTGGTCGGTTTCGTTCGTTAGTGTATTAATGAAActtttcaggctgaacaagctgtTTGGGAATAAAACGTTAACAgttgttaggggttttttttttcctggttgttCCTCAGTATGTTTGAGGTATTTTACA
The window above is part of the Strigops habroptila isolate Jane chromosome 7, bStrHab1.2.pri, whole genome shotgun sequence genome. Proteins encoded here:
- the FOXI3 gene encoding forkhead box protein I3, whose protein sequence is MSAGELQQAQPRASAPAAAPAPPQPRSAQEAPDMAVYCSENFSVYPQPSLHPPGAAAAAAAAAAAAAAAAASSGQRAGGYALGDYGAPANAGYLWGMNSPAPYLQGPPGSAAAAASPFLPPASYGCSRGGQLVGSPPAPGSPSAGGAELSWLSLASQEELLKLVRPPYSYSALIAMAIQSAPERKLTLSHIYQYVAENFPFYKRSKAGWQNSIRHNLSLNDCFRKVPRDEDDPGKGNYWTLDPNCEKMFDNGNFRRKRKRRSEPNAPATASAASSLGGLKAEEERPIPSAGKPCGNSPPPELDPSPSARDHPKSSSPSSIISSTPSCLSTFFSGMSSLSSGGSRLTGALGSDLHHRNFSAGQLSSGTFTPSSSSSQEVPSPDQLQRVAGPSPAYYSSFHPSSSSQGAQYNHYYNFTVNSLIYTRDGTEV